Proteins encoded together in one Labrus bergylta chromosome 20, fLabBer1.1, whole genome shotgun sequence window:
- the ezh2 gene encoding histone-lysine N-methyltransferase EZH2, translating into MVLTGKRSEKGPACWKRRVKSEYMRLRQLKRFRRADEVKSMFNTNRQKILERTDILNQEWKTRRIQPVHIMTSVGSLRGTRECTVDSGFSEFQRQVIPLKTLNAVASVPVMYSWSPLQQNFMVEDETVLHNIPYMGDEILDQDGTFIEELIKNYDGKVHGDRECGFINDEIFVELVSALSQYSDNEDDDEDDEQDFKVDKMDMCDSKEHPEDSRKDGLINNESQSSNDSNKKFPSDKIFEAISSMFPDKGSTEELKEKYKELTEQQLPGALPPECTPNIDGPNARSVQREQSLHSFHTLFCRRCFKYDCFLHPFHATPNTYKRKNLENLMDSQPCDNDCYMSPVQDGMVNAFPAGVVAERAKTPSKRTVGRRRGRLPNSNSRPSTPTVSSETKDTDSDREGSKDDEQDNDKDDDDKKDDNTSSSSEGNSRCQTPVKMKLTGEAEAVDWSGAEASLFRVLIGTYYDNFCAIARLIGTKTCRQVYEFRVKESSIIARAPAEDEDTPPRKKKRKHRLWATHCRKIQLKKDGSSNHVYNYQPCDHPRQPCDSSCPCVTAQNFCEKFCQCSSECQNRFPGCRCKAQCNTKQCPCYLAVRECDPDLCLTCGAADHWDSKNVSCKNCSIQRGAKKHLLLAPSDVAGWGIFIKEPVQKNEFISEYCGEIISQDEADRRGKVYDKYMCSFLFNLNNDFVVDATRKGNKIRFANHSVNPNCYAKVMMVNGDHRIGIFAKRAIQTGEELFFDYRYSQADALKYVGIERELEMA; encoded by the exons ATGGTGCTGACAGGGAAGCGCTCGGAGAAAGGTCCTGCCTGCTGGAAGAGAAGGGTGAAGTCTGAGTACATGAGACTGCGGCAGCTAAAACGCTTCCGACGGGCTGACGAGGTCAAG AGCATGTTCAACACCAACCGTCAGAAAATCCTGGAGCGGACTGACATTTTGAACCAGGAGTGGAAGACAAGGCGAATCCAGCCGGTTCACATCATGACGTCTGTGGGCTCTCTTAGGGGAACCCGAGAG TGCACAGTGGACAGCGGGTTTTCTGAGTTCCAGAGGCAGGTCATCCCCCTTAAGACACTCAATGCTGTGGCCTCAGTTCCTGTCATGTACTCCTGGTCACCTCTGCAGCAGAACTTTATG GTGGAGGATGAGACGGTGCTCCACAACATTCCCTACATGGGAGACGAGATCCTGGACCAAGACGGTACTTTTATAGAAGAGCTCATCAAAAATTATGACGGAAAAGTCCACGGAGACAGAG AGTGCGGCTTCATCAACGATGAGATTTTTGTAGAGCTGGTCAGTGCTCTGTCTCAGTACAGTGACAACGAGGATGACGATGAGGATGACGAACAGGACTTCAAAGTAGACAAGATGGATATGTGTGACTCCAAGGAGCATCCAGAGGACTCCCGCAAGGACGGCCTCATTAACAACGAGA GCCAAAGCAGCAATGACAGCAACAAGAAGTTTCCCTCTGATAAGATTTTTGAAGCaatttcctccatgtttccagACAAAGGCTCCACTGAGGAGCTCAAAGAGAA atatAAGGAGTTGACTGAGCAGCAGCTGCCCGGAGCTCTTCCTCCTGAATGCACACCGAACATTGATGGTCCGAATGCTCGCTCTGTGCAGCGTGAGCAGAGCCTGCACTCTTTCCACACTCTGTTCTGCAGACGCTGCTTCAAATATGACTGCTTTCTCCACc cTTTTCATGCAACTCCAAACACTTATAAGCGCAAGAACTTGGAGAACCTGATGGACAGTCAACCCTGTGACAATGACTGCTACATGAGCCCGGTTCAG GATGGGATGGTGAATGCGTTTCCTGCAGGCGTGGTTGCCGAGCGGGCAAAGACACCCTCTAAACGAACTGTAGGTCGTCGCCGTGGTAGACTGCCAAACAGCAACAGCCGGCCGAGCACCCCTACGGTTTCCTCAGAAACCAAAGACACGGACAGTGATCGCGAGGGCAGCAAAGATGACGAGCAAGACAATGACAAAGACGATGACGACAAGAAGGACGacaacaccagcagcagctcag agggaAACTCGCGTTGTCAGACTCCAGTGAAGATGAAGCTGACCGGTGAAGCCGAAGCCGTGGACTGGAGCGGAGCTGAAGCTTCTCTCTTCAGGGTTCTCATAGGAACATACTACGACAACTTCTGCGCCATCGCACGACTCATTGGCACCAAGACCTGCAGACAG GTTTACGAGTTCAGGGTCAAAGAGTCAAGCATCATCGCTCGCGCTCCTGCTGAAGATGAGGACACCCCgcccagaaagaaaaagaggaaacacagactGTGGGCCACCCACTGCAGGAAGATCCAGCTGAAGAAAG ACGGCTCATCCAATCACGTGTATAATTACCAGCCATGTGACCACCCCAGGCAGCCCTGTGACTCCTCATGCCCGTGTGTCACCGCTCAGAACTTCTGTGAGAAGTTTTGCCAGTGCAGCTCTGAGT GTCAGAACCGCTTCCCAGGCTGTCGGTGCAAAGCTCAGTGTAACACCAAGCAGTGTCCATGCTACCTGGCAGTTAGGGAGTGTGACCCTGACCTTTGCCTGACCTGCGGCGCTGCGGATCACTGGGACAGCAAGAACGTGTCCTGCAAGAACTGCTCCATTCAGAGAGGGGCCAAGAAG CATCTTCTTCTCGCCCCCTCTGACGTGGCAGGTTGGGGCATTTTCATCAAAGAGCCGGTCCAGAAAAACGAGTTCATCTCGGAGTACTGTGGAGAG ATAATCTCTCAGGATGAAGCTGACCGCAGAGGGAAGGTCTACGACAAATACATGTGCAGCTTCCTGTTCAACCTCAACAACG aCTTTGTTGTTGATGCCACAAGGAAAGGAAACAAGATCCGCTTTGCCAATCATTCTGTAAACCCCAACTGCTATGCAAAAG TGATGATGGTGAACGGGGATCACAGGATAGGAATCTTTGCTAAGAGAGCCATCCAGACTGGAGAGGAGCTCTTCTTCGACTACAG GTACAGCCAGGCGGACGCTCTGAAGTACGTGGGGATCGAGCGCGAGTTGGAGATGGCCTGA